In the genome of Trichoplusia ni isolate ovarian cell line Hi5 chromosome 27, tn1, whole genome shotgun sequence, one region contains:
- the LOC113505842 gene encoding GILT-like protein 1, giving the protein MATKHLVFIAACFLLGLTQVNGLQLVNGKIKITIGTTSGCVDTVSLFQTQLIETYNEYSEFLELDFVPWGRTLWNADGSFSCQFQEPDCWANRLHRCALDMLKGNQDAQMHYMSCEFTQPRPSFLHTSYQCAQAVGLNLIDVDYCVNNNGDDLDRAAQLASQVPMATINFVPYIVFNDVIDVPAHVQARSRLKSMVCFALAADPSTNVSGCEIE; this is encoded by the coding sequence ATGGCTACCAAGCATCTCGTGTTTATCGCCGCGTGCTTTCTGTTAGGTTTAACACAAGTGAACGGGTTGCAATTggtaaatggaaaaataaaaattaccatagGAACGACATCTGGATGTGTTGATACAGTAAGTTTATTTCAAACTCAACTGATTGAAACATACAACGAGTACAGTGAATTCCTGGAATTGGATTTCGTGCCTTGGGGAAGAACGCTATGGAATGCAGATGGGTCATTTAGTTGTCAATTTCAAGAGCCGGACTGCTGGGCAAACCGATTGCATAGATGCGCCTTGGATATGCTGAAGGGCAATCAAGACGCGCAGATGCACTATATGTCTTGTGAATTCACCCAGCCCCGCCCGTCGTTTTTGCACACTTCTTACCAATGCGCTCAGGCCGTTGGCTTGAATTTGATTGACGTTGACTACTGCGTCAACAACAATGGTGATGATTTGGACCGAGCTGCTCAACTTGCTTCTCAAGTACCCATGGCTACCATCAACTTTGTACCCTACATTGTGTTCAACGACGTCATTGATGTCCCCGCTCACGTCCAAGCGAGGTCTAGGCTGAAAAGCATGGTCTGCTTTGCTTTAGCCGCGGACCCCAGCACTAATGTAAGCGGTTGCGAAATTGAATAA